One Sanguibacter sp. HDW7 DNA window includes the following coding sequences:
- a CDS encoding DUF4190 domain-containing protein, whose amino-acid sequence MTDLPPGPLHPHGPPHPPGPGFGEDPFRTPPPDVQRRWKDLPAPPRGVRTWVEVVGVIGASVAVFCAVVVNLPVAPFGDNFATLIGWYFGVPLLAVLAIAGLVALSLRARKVGIVLWTVFLVPWFFVNLALMLYAGALPEGGDEVLDRWWLVTSAWPTWVARAVAVLGALTAILTHLRNRGGGSVVPQVPRVSLEAPDGDAPPPPTPWVRLPTAASPPTASMPELRAPRSRYSVVGAVGAAVGAVATFAVVRPWNLSLLDHTDIAVMIVFGATGLVLAGGVAAAAGIAGAVLLVVADRRDAARARKCRRLALSLGLVAAALLVAELGGTVADAVLGPAVPELEVGDPRALGLVTVLGLAGWVVALLSSRRLDRVDGGHAADGQGPPPVPGAAPEAVNVAAVLSLVLGCVGGLVGAVLGHVALRQIALTGERGRPVAIIGIVLSYLGLALILVALVWTPGS is encoded by the coding sequence ATGACCGACCTGCCGCCCGGCCCGCTGCACCCGCACGGTCCGCCGCACCCGCCAGGTCCGGGCTTCGGGGAGGACCCGTTCCGCACGCCGCCCCCGGACGTCCAGCGCCGCTGGAAGGACCTGCCCGCCCCGCCACGGGGCGTTCGCACCTGGGTCGAGGTGGTGGGGGTCATCGGTGCGTCGGTGGCGGTCTTCTGTGCGGTCGTCGTCAATCTTCCCGTCGCGCCGTTCGGGGACAACTTCGCGACGCTCATCGGGTGGTACTTCGGCGTCCCGCTGCTTGCGGTTCTCGCGATCGCGGGCCTCGTCGCGCTCTCGCTGCGCGCGCGGAAGGTCGGCATCGTCCTCTGGACGGTCTTCCTCGTCCCGTGGTTCTTCGTCAACCTCGCCCTCATGCTCTACGCAGGTGCGCTGCCCGAGGGTGGTGACGAGGTTCTCGACCGGTGGTGGCTCGTGACCTCCGCCTGGCCGACGTGGGTCGCGCGCGCCGTGGCGGTGCTCGGCGCGCTCACGGCGATCCTCACGCACCTCCGGAACCGTGGCGGCGGGTCGGTCGTCCCGCAGGTCCCCAGGGTGTCGCTCGAGGCGCCGGACGGCGACGCCCCTCCGCCGCCCACACCGTGGGTCAGGTTGCCGACGGCCGCGTCGCCTCCGACCGCGTCGATGCCCGAGCTCCGGGCGCCGAGATCCAGGTACTCCGTCGTGGGTGCCGTCGGCGCGGCGGTCGGGGCTGTCGCCACGTTCGCGGTCGTGCGGCCGTGGAACCTCTCCCTGCTCGACCACACAGACATTGCCGTGATGATCGTCTTCGGCGCGACCGGACTCGTCCTGGCCGGAGGGGTGGCCGCCGCCGCGGGGATCGCCGGCGCCGTCCTCCTCGTCGTGGCGGACAGACGTGACGCCGCGCGGGCCAGGAAGTGTCGTCGGCTCGCGCTCTCCCTGGGGCTCGTCGCCGCCGCCCTGCTCGTCGCGGAGCTGGGCGGCACCGTCGCCGACGCCGTCCTCGGACCTGCTGTCCCCGAGCTGGAGGTGGGAGACCCGCGCGCTCTCGGGCTCGTGACCGTGCTCGGCCTCGCGGGATGGGTCGTGGCACTGCTTTCCTCGCGACGGCTCGACCGCGTCGACGGTGGGCACGCCGCCGACGGGCAGGGGCCGCCTCCCGTGCCGGGTGCCGCCCCGGAGGCGGTGAACGTCGCCGCCGTCCTGTCGCTCGTCCTCGGCTGCGTCGGCGGGCTCGTCGGCGCGGTCCTCGGGCACGTCGCGCTCCGCCAGATCGCGCTGACCGGGGAGCGGGGTCGCCCCGTCGCGATCATCGGCATCGTGCTCAGCTACCTCGGGCTCGCGCTGATCCTCGTCGCCCTCGTCTGGACCCCGGGCTCCTGA
- the aceB gene encoding malate synthase A: MTLTTDSPTSPPRTRPTIRPTRDAGPRGEEILTPDALDFVAELHDRFAARRHDLLVERQRARQMIEDGIDPDFLPETRHVREDRTWRVAGPGPGLERRHVEITGPTDPKMAINALGSGADVWLADHEDALSPTWENVVGGQVSLHDGIRGTLEHTSPEGKEYRLPSSTLTDLPTIVFRPRGWHLIEKHLRSVDRAGTETPASASLVDAGLYLFHNARELVARGRGPYLYLPKLEGRREARLWDEVFSYSEERLGLPHGTIRATVLIETLPAAFEMEEVLYELRDHCAGLNAGRWDYLFSMIKNFRRRGSFFVLPDRGAVTMTVPFMRAYTELLVATCHQRGAQAIGGMSAFIPDRRRPEVTERAEAQVRADKRREATDGFDGTWVAHPDLIPYAREEFDAVLEGRDDQRDRLREDAHVTARDLLDVSSASAGAGVSAEGLRANISVGVRYIASWLRGTGAAAIDHLMEDAATAEISRSQVWQWIHNGTRTVGGAPVTVERVEALLAQIVEDLPRTPGDRIEEAAQIFRDVACGDDFPTFLTIGAYARLD, encoded by the coding sequence ATGACCCTCACGACCGACTCCCCGACGTCCCCGCCCCGCACGCGCCCGACGATCCGTCCGACGCGTGACGCCGGCCCCCGCGGCGAGGAGATCCTCACGCCCGACGCCCTCGACTTCGTCGCCGAGCTCCACGACCGTTTCGCGGCCCGCCGCCACGACCTCCTCGTCGAGCGCCAGCGCGCCCGGCAGATGATCGAGGACGGCATCGACCCCGACTTCCTGCCCGAGACGCGGCACGTCCGCGAGGACCGGACGTGGCGCGTCGCCGGTCCCGGCCCGGGCCTCGAGCGTCGCCACGTCGAGATCACCGGCCCGACGGACCCGAAGATGGCGATCAACGCCCTCGGCTCCGGCGCGGACGTGTGGCTCGCCGACCACGAGGATGCGCTGAGCCCGACGTGGGAGAACGTCGTCGGCGGGCAGGTCTCGCTGCACGACGGCATCCGCGGCACGCTCGAGCACACCTCACCCGAGGGCAAGGAGTACCGCCTGCCGTCGAGCACGCTCACGGACCTGCCGACGATCGTCTTCCGGCCGCGCGGCTGGCACCTCATCGAGAAGCACCTGCGGTCCGTCGACCGCGCGGGCACCGAGACGCCTGCGTCGGCGTCGCTCGTCGACGCGGGCCTCTACCTCTTCCACAACGCGCGCGAGCTGGTCGCCCGCGGCCGCGGCCCGTACCTCTACCTGCCCAAGCTCGAGGGGCGGCGCGAGGCGCGGCTGTGGGACGAAGTCTTTTCGTACTCGGAGGAGCGCCTGGGCCTGCCGCACGGCACGATCCGCGCAACCGTCCTCATCGAGACGCTGCCCGCGGCGTTCGAGATGGAGGAGGTCCTCTACGAGCTGCGCGACCACTGCGCGGGCCTCAACGCCGGCCGCTGGGACTACCTGTTCTCGATGATCAAGAACTTCCGCCGTCGCGGCTCGTTCTTCGTCCTGCCGGACCGCGGCGCTGTGACGATGACGGTCCCGTTCATGCGGGCGTACACGGAGCTGCTCGTCGCGACGTGCCACCAGCGTGGGGCGCAGGCGATCGGCGGGATGAGCGCGTTCATCCCCGACCGTCGTCGGCCCGAGGTGACGGAGCGTGCCGAGGCGCAGGTCCGGGCGGACAAGCGTCGTGAGGCGACCGACGGGTTCGACGGCACGTGGGTCGCGCACCCCGACCTCATCCCGTACGCGCGCGAGGAGTTCGACGCCGTGCTCGAGGGTCGCGACGACCAGCGTGACCGGCTGCGCGAGGACGCCCACGTCACTGCGCGCGACCTGCTCGACGTCTCGTCGGCGTCGGCCGGCGCGGGCGTCTCCGCCGAGGGGCTGCGCGCGAACATCTCCGTGGGCGTCCGCTACATCGCCTCGTGGCTGCGGGGCACGGGCGCCGCGGCGATCGACCACCTCATGGAGGACGCGGCCACCGCGGAGATCTCGCGCTCGCAGGTGTGGCAGTGGATCCACAACGGCACGCGGACCGTCGGGGGAGCGCCCGTGACGGTCGAACGGGTCGAGGCGCTGCTCGCGCAGATCGTCGAGGACCTGCCACGCACGCCGGGCGACAGGATCGAGGAGGCCGCACAGATCTTCCGTGACGTCGCGTGCGGGGACGACTTCCCGACGTTCCTCACCATCGGCGCCTACGCGCGGCTCGACTGA
- a CDS encoding nucleoside deaminase, which produces MITDDDLTHLRRCVELAREALDDGDEPFGSVLVDASGRVLAEDRNRIKDGDRTRHPELELARWAAAHLTPAERAGATVHTSGEHCPMCAAAHAWVGLGRIVYVASSAQLTEWLTAWGVAPAPVLPLPVQAVAPGVVVEGPVPELAGEVRALHARLHGAL; this is translated from the coding sequence ATGATCACGGACGACGACCTCACCCACCTGCGACGCTGCGTCGAGCTCGCGCGCGAGGCCCTCGACGACGGGGACGAGCCCTTCGGCTCGGTGCTCGTCGACGCGTCGGGCCGGGTCCTCGCTGAGGACCGCAACCGCATCAAGGACGGCGACCGGACACGCCACCCCGAGCTCGAGCTCGCGCGGTGGGCCGCGGCCCACCTCACGCCGGCCGAGCGCGCGGGCGCGACTGTCCACACGTCGGGGGAGCACTGCCCCATGTGCGCGGCGGCGCACGCCTGGGTGGGGCTCGGACGCATCGTCTACGTCGCGAGCTCCGCACAGCTCACGGAGTGGCTCACCGCGTGGGGCGTCGCGCCGGCCCCGGTGCTGCCGCTGCCCGTGCAGGCCGTCGCGCCGGGCGTCGTCGTCGAGGGGCCCGTGCCGGAGCTCGCCGGCGAGGTCCGAGCGCTCCATGCGCGTCTCCACGGCGCGCTCTGA